CCGGAAGAATGGGGAACGGCCCCTTGGTCTCGATCTCGATGGTGTGCGGGTCGACCTTGCGGACTTCCTTGATGTCGGTGGTGTTGGACTTCATGTCCGAGCCGTCGCCCGAGGCGCGCGCGAAGCTGAAGATCACGTCGTCGGCCGTGAAAGGCGTGCCGTCGTGGAACTGCACGTTCTTGCGCAGTTCGAAGCGCCACACGGTGGGCGAGGTCTGCTTCCAGCTGGTGGCCAGCAGCGGTGCAACGCTCAGGTCCTTGTTGCGGCCGACCAGCGTTTCATAGACGTTGGCGGTGGTGCTCAGCTGCAGCGATTCATTGAGCGAGTGCGGGTCGAGCGACAGCGCATCGCCCTGGTTCGCAACGCGGATGGTCTGCGCGCCGGCCATCAGGCTGGTGGCGCCCAGCAGGCACAAAACCGCGACCGCAGCCGCCTTCTTCTGGAAACTCATGGGAACACTCCTCGGGTTGGAATCGGAAATACGTCAAGGCGTCGCGGTAGCGGCGTCTTTCAGGGGCTGCTCGCTGCGGGTAGCAGCCAGCGGCATGCCCTGCTCGATCAGCCCCGCATGCAATGCGGCGCCGAGCGGCAGGATCTCGTCGTTGAAGTCGTAGCGGCTGTTGTGCAGGAAGGCGCCGCACTTGGCGTCCTGGCCAATGCGCAGGTAGGCGCCGGCCTTTTTCTGCAGCATGAAGGAGAAGTCTTCGGCGCCCATGCTGGGCTCCATGCTGCGGTCGACGTTGGAAGCACCCACCAGCGACTCGGCCACGTCGGCCGCGAACATCGCCTCGGGCGCGGTGTTGATGGTGGCCGGGTAGATGCGCTCGTATTTGATCGTGGCGGTCGCGCCAAAGCCGGCGGCGATGGCCGTGCACAGTTCGGTCAGGCGCTGCTCGACCTGCGCCTGCACGCGTGCGCTGAAGGTGCGCACGGTGCCCACCAGCGTGGCCTCGCCCGGGATCACGCTCATCGCACCCAGGTCGCCGGCCTGCACCGCGCAGATGCTGACGACCGCCGCGTCGATGGGCCGCACGCTGCGCGACACGATGGTTTGCGCGGCGGTGATGATGTGCGCGGCCACCACCACGGGGTCGATGGTCTGGTAGGCATGCGCGCCATGGCCGCCCTTGCCCTTGATCTCGATCGTCACGCGGTCGGCCGCGGCCATCATGGCGCCGCGGTTGATGCCCACGGTGCCGGCGGGCATGGCGGGCCAGTTGTGCATCGCATAGACCGACTCGACCGGAAAGCGCTCGAACAGGCCGTCCTCGATCATCACGCGCGCGCCGGCAAAGCCCTCTTCGCCGGGCTGGAAGATCAGCACCGCGGTGCCGTCGAAGCTGCGGGTTTCGGCCAGGTAGCGCGCCGCGCCGACCAGCATGGCCGTGTGCCCGTCGTGTCCGCAGCCGTGCATCAGGCCGTCGTTGGCGGAGCGCCAGCCGAAGTCGTTGTCTTCGCGCATGGGCAGCGCGTCCATGTCTGCGCGCAGGCCGATCATCCGCCCGCTCGCCGTGGACCGGCCGCGGATGACGCCCACCACGCCGGTCCTGCCGATGCCGTCGTGGATCTCGTCCACGCCGCAGGCACGCAGCGCCTCGCGCACGCGGCCGGCCGTGTAGACCTCTTCGAAGCCGAGCTCGGGGTGGGCATGCAGGTCGCGGCGAAAGGCCGTGATCTCCGGATAGAAGCTCGCGATGTGCGCAAACGCCCGTCCCGAGGCTTGCAGTCGCGGTGCTGCGGCAACCGTCATTTCAATGTCCTCCCGCCTTGCCGACGCGCAGCCGCGGATCGACCACGAAATAGAGCAGGTCGACCACCAGGTTGATCACCACGAAGATCAGGGCGATGAGGCACAGGTAGGCCGCCATCACCGGAACGTCGGCAAAGGTCACGGCCTGGATGAACAAGAGCCCCATGCCGGGCCACTGGAACACCGACTCGGTGATGATGGCAAAGGCGATGAGGCCGCCAAGCTGCAGGCCCGTGATGGTCATCACCGGCACCAGCGTGTTCTTGAGTGCATGGCCGAAATGGATGGCGCGGTTCGTCAGGCCGCGGGCGCGCGCAAACTTGATGTAGTCGGTGCGCAGGACCTCGAGCATCTCTGCGCGCACCAGCCGCATGATCAGGGTCAGCTGGAAGATCGCGAGCGTCACGGCCGGCAGGACGATGTGATGCCATCCGTCGGCCCGGAACAGGCCGCTGCTCCACCAGCCGAACTGCACGGTCTCGCCGCGCCCGAAACTCGGAAACCAGCCCAGCAGCACTGCAAACACCAGGATCAGCAGGATGCCGATCAGGAAGGTGGGAAGCGACACCCCGAGCAGCGACACGGTCATGAACACCTGGCTCAGGAAAGTGCCGCGGCGCAGCGCGGTGTACACGCCCATCGGAATGCCGATGAACAAGGCCAGCACGGCCGCCACGAGCGCGAGTTCGAGCGTGGCCGGAAAGCGCTCGCCGATGAGGCGCGAGACTTTCGCGCCCTGGCGCAGGCTCAGGCCGAATTCGCCCTGGGCTGCATTGACGAGAAAGTGCCAGAACTGCACGAAGAAGGGCTGGTCGAGCCCCAATGCGGCGCGCAGCTCGCGGATCTGCTCGGGCTTGGCATCCTGGCCCAACAGAAAGACGACGGGGTCGCCCACATATTGGAAGAGAAGAAAGGCGATGAACGCGACCGCGATCATGACGATCACGGCCTGGATCAGGCGGCGCAGGACGAAAGCAATCATTCAGCAAACAAAGTGAACAGGCATGCTAGCAGTGCAAGGTGCGTGCCCGCACGGTGGTTCCCCGGGGGTGCACGCGGATGGTGCGCCACAAATAAAAAAGCCACTCGACTTTCGTCGAGTGGCTTTTGAGTCTTTCGATTCAAAGCTGGCTTACGCCAGCGTCAGATCAGAAAGCGTGACGGATACCGAAGTCGTAGCCGGTCGAGGTCTTCGGGGTGAAGACGCCGTTGCTGATGAAGGCCGGGCCGCCAACGGTCAGGGCTGCACCGTTCTTGTTGCTCACGCGAGCGATCGTTGCGTACAGAGCCGTGCGCTTCGACAGGTTGTGCACGTAGCCCAGAGCCAGCTTGTTGGCCTTGGGGTCAGCAACTTCAGGTGCGAACAACACCACAGGAGCGTTGTTGTCATACTTGACGTGCGAGTACGAAGCGCGGATCAGGCCAGCACCGACCGGCACGGTCACGCCGAGCAGGTAGCCGGTGAGGTCGATGTCAGGACGGCCGCCAGCGAACGGTTCGACTTCGAAGTCCATCTTGTTCTTGGCCTTCGACACTTCACCGAAGAGCTTCACGGGACCGAAGTCATACGAAGCGCCGAGGTTCAGCGTGTTGACCTTGGTGGTCGTGCCGACGTAGTACTGATCGCCAACCGTGCTGCTGCCGTAAGCGATTGCAACGTCCAGAGGACCGTTGGCGTAGCCGAAGCGACCACCAACGTAACGGCCTTGGCGCGAAGCGTTTGCGGTGGCAGGCGTGGCGAGGCCCGGATCGTACTTGGTCTTTTCGCTGAAGGCGTACATCAGCTGACCGTAGAAACCACCCAGGTTCGGCGGCAGGAAGTAGCCGATCGAGTTGCTGGCGCGGGTGGAGTTGTTGGCACCAATGTTGGTGAACGAGCCGACAGCAGCGGTAGGGGTACCGAAAGCGCCGAACGTGCCGCTGGCGCTCGAAATCAGATTGGTGCCAACGCCGTTGGTGCCGAACGGATCGAACACGGTGTCGTTCCAGAACGTGGGGGTGTAGTCACGGCCGAGGCGGACTTCACCGAAACCACCCGACAGGCTCACGGTCGAGCGGCGAGCGAAGGTGGCAACACCTTCCGAGCCGTCGTCGTTCTTGATCGGGGCTTCGAGCCAGAAGCTGGCTGCCAGGCCACCACCGAGGTCTTCCGTACCACGGAAGCCCAGACGGCTGGAGTTGTAGCCCGAGTTAGCCAGTTCACGACGGCTGACCTTGACGCTGCCTTGGTTCAGGTAGAACGGGTTCAGGAGCGTGGCACCGTTCAGGTCACGCGAGGTGCTCGAATAGCCGCTGATCGACGCGTCGACCACGCCGAACAGCGTGACGGACGACTGAGCCGAGGCAACACCGGCAACAGCCAGGGCAGCCAGAGCAACTAGAGATTTTTTCATTGCAAGTTTCTCCAAGGTTAAACATAGGGCTCCGGTGCGAAGGGCTCACCGTGACTGGCACTTTTGTGCTCCCACCGGACCCCGGGCCAACCTCCTTTTGGGAAGTTGATGCTATTGCACCAGAGCCGCTGCGGCAGGGCAAAACAAATCGCCCGAAATCTCTGGTGGCCCGCGCGTTTCGTTGCAGTCCTGCAACAAAGGACTTTGGCGCGCTCACAAACCACCATATGAAATGAAGCAACTGTTTCGCCCGGCTCTTTTCGCATACGTTCAAATACGGGCATGACTTTCACGCTCGACCCCGTTCTGACTGCGGCTGATGCGGCATTGCGCACTCTTTTTGCCCGGCCCCATGCAACGCGGTCCACGCCTGCGCCCGTCCAGCCGCCGGGCGACATGACCAATTCGGAGCGGCGCGAGGCCGGCGCACTGATGCGGGTGAACCACGTGGGCGAGGTGTGCGCGCAGGCGCTCTACACCGCCCAGGCCGCGGTGGCACGCGACCCGGTCCTCCGCGCCCGCTTGCTCGAAGCCTCTCACGAAGAAACCGATCACCTGGCCTGGACGCGCCAGCGGCTGGACGAGCTCGGCGCTCGGCCCTCGGTTCTGAACCCGCTCTGGTATGCGGGCGCCTTCAGCCTGGGCCTGGTGGCCGGACGCCTGGGCGATCCGCTGAGCCTCGGGTTCGTTGCAGAAACCGAACGCCAGGTGGAAGCGCACCTGGAGAGCCATCTGGGTCGCCTGCCGCCCGCCGACAGCGCATCGAGGGCGGTGGTCGAGCAGATGAAGATCGATGAGGCACGGCACGCCGCACAGGCCATCGGTGCCGGCGCGGCGGAATTGCCGGCCCCTGCCAAGGCCCTGATGCGGTTCGCCTCCCGCGTGATGACCACGGTGGCGCACCGGATCTGAGGCCTTGCGGATCAGGTTTCGATCAGATCGAAGCTGGTGGTGATCTCGGCGGTCTTCGCGAGCATGACGCTGGCCGAGCAGTAGGTGTCGTGGCTCATGGCAATCGCGCGCTCGACGGCGGCGGCAGGAATGCCCTTGCCCGCCACGGTGAAATGCATATGGATCTTGGTGAAGACCTTGGGGTCTTTTTCCGCGCGTTCGCTGGTGAGCTTGACGCTGCAGCGCTCGACGCGGTGGCGGCCGCGCTTCAATATCAGCACCACGTCGTAGGCGGTGCAGCCCCCTGTGCCCGCGAGCACGGTTTCCATGGGCCTGGCCGCCAGGTTCTGGCCGCCGTTCTCGGGTTTCGCGGCATCCGGCGCACCGTCCATCATCAAGACATGGCCGCTGCCGGTTTCGGCCACAAAACCCATGGCCGAGCGCGTTCCGGCGTCGCCGGTCCAACTTACTGTGCATTCCATCTTCGTCAGATCCATTCAGAATGTTCAGCAAAAAAAGCACGCTGACATCGATTTGTGTGTGGGAAAAGCGTCATTTGCTTGTTGCAACGCAGCAAACAACCGATATACTTTATTTCATCGCACACGAAACCGTGTGCACAGGTTGTCTCCTCCACCCTTCCAATTGGTGGATTTAGCCCCGAGCCGCAAGGCTTGGGGCTTTTTTCTTTTCCGGGCCTGCCGCTCTGCGGCCACTCTAGTTTCCTGGGGGTCCAAAGGGCAGTTGCTCTGGCTGCCCTGGCTGTTGCCGGTGTTGCCTCGGCTCAGTCTTCCGTCACGCTGTTCGGCGTGGTCGACGTTTCCATCAGCGGCTACTCGAACACTTCGCGTGACCTGCGCAACCCGCCCGCCCTCAACCGGGGCAGCGTCAATGTCAGCCGCCGTGAGCTGACGAACTCGGGCTACAACTCGAGCCGCCTGGGCTTCCGCGGCACGGAAGACCTCGGTGGCGGCCTGGCAGCCAGCTTCTGGCTCGAAGCCCCCGTTGCCAATGACGACGGCGAAAGCAGCGTCGTGACGTTCGCTCGCCGTTCGACCGTGAGCCTGTCGGGCGGTTTCGGTGAAGTCCGCCTCGGCCGCGACCTCACGCCGACCTTCCACAACAACTCCACGTTCGATCCGTTCGGCACCAACGGCGTCGGCACCAACCTGATCCAGACGGCCGCGAGCTCGTTTGGCCAGCCCACTCGCTCCAGCAACTCGGTCAGCTACTTCCTGCCGGCGAACCTCGGTGGGTTCTACGGCCAGCTGATGTACGCCTTCAACGAGAAGACCAAGTACAGCCCTGGCTTGGCCACGATTCTCGCGACCGACAATTCGCGCGCCGGCCGTTACGTGGGTGGCCGCTT
This genomic window from Variovorax paradoxus contains:
- a CDS encoding ABC transporter permease yields the protein MIAFVLRRLIQAVIVMIAVAFIAFLLFQYVGDPVVFLLGQDAKPEQIRELRAALGLDQPFFVQFWHFLVNAAQGEFGLSLRQGAKVSRLIGERFPATLELALVAAVLALFIGIPMGVYTALRRGTFLSQVFMTVSLLGVSLPTFLIGILLILVFAVLLGWFPSFGRGETVQFGWWSSGLFRADGWHHIVLPAVTLAIFQLTLIMRLVRAEMLEVLRTDYIKFARARGLTNRAIHFGHALKNTLVPVMTITGLQLGGLIAFAIITESVFQWPGMGLLFIQAVTFADVPVMAAYLCLIALIFVVINLVVDLLYFVVDPRLRVGKAGGH
- a CDS encoding OsmC family protein, encoding MECTVSWTGDAGTRSAMGFVAETGSGHVLMMDGAPDAAKPENGGQNLAARPMETVLAGTGGCTAYDVVLILKRGRHRVERCSVKLTSERAEKDPKVFTKIHMHFTVAGKGIPAAAVERAIAMSHDTYCSASVMLAKTAEITTSFDLIET
- a CDS encoding porin, yielding MAALAVAGVASAQSSVTLFGVVDVSISGYSNTSRDLRNPPALNRGSVNVSRRELTNSGYNSSRLGFRGTEDLGGGLAASFWLEAPVANDDGESSVVTFARRSTVSLSGGFGEVRLGRDLTPTFHNNSTFDPFGTNGVGTNLIQTAASSFGQPTRSSNSVSYFLPANLGGFYGQLMYAFNEKTKYSPGLATILATDNSRAGRYVGGRFGYANGPLDVALAYGSSTVDDDYFAGTTDKVNIFNLGASYDFGPVKLFSELSQAKRKTDFDSAFSSQSATVASTKLNGWLLGVTAPVGAGLIRASYSAVKYKTDNPFLDDPKANKLALGYVHNLSKRTALYATIARVSNKNEAALTVGGPKFVTGGVFTPRTSTGYDFGIRHAF
- a CDS encoding porin, encoding MKKSLVALAALAVAGVASAQSSVTLFGVVDASISGYSSTSRDLNGATLLNPFYLNQGSVKVSRRELANSGYNSSRLGFRGTEDLGGGLAASFWLEAPIKNDDGSEGVATFARRSTVSLSGGFGEVRLGRDYTPTFWNDTVFDPFGTNGVGTNLISSASGTFGAFGTPTAAVGSFTNIGANNSTRASNSIGYFLPPNLGGFYGQLMYAFSEKTKYDPGLATPATANASRQGRYVGGRFGYANGPLDVAIAYGSSTVGDQYYVGTTTKVNTLNLGASYDFGPVKLFGEVSKAKNKMDFEVEPFAGGRPDIDLTGYLLGVTVPVGAGLIRASYSHVKYDNNAPVVLFAPEVADPKANKLALGYVHNLSKRTALYATIARVSNKNGAALTVGGPAFISNGVFTPKTSTGYDFGIRHAF
- a CDS encoding M20 aminoacylase family protein, translated to MTVAAAPRLQASGRAFAHIASFYPEITAFRRDLHAHPELGFEEVYTAGRVREALRACGVDEIHDGIGRTGVVGVIRGRSTASGRMIGLRADMDALPMREDNDFGWRSANDGLMHGCGHDGHTAMLVGAARYLAETRSFDGTAVLIFQPGEEGFAGARVMIEDGLFERFPVESVYAMHNWPAMPAGTVGINRGAMMAAADRVTIEIKGKGGHGAHAYQTIDPVVVAAHIITAAQTIVSRSVRPIDAAVVSICAVQAGDLGAMSVIPGEATLVGTVRTFSARVQAQVEQRLTELCTAIAAGFGATATIKYERIYPATINTAPEAMFAADVAESLVGASNVDRSMEPSMGAEDFSFMLQKKAGAYLRIGQDAKCGAFLHNSRYDFNDEILPLGAALHAGLIEQGMPLAATRSEQPLKDAATATP
- the coq7 gene encoding 2-polyprenyl-3-methyl-6-methoxy-1,4-benzoquinone monooxygenase, which encodes MTFTLDPVLTAADAALRTLFARPHATRSTPAPVQPPGDMTNSERREAGALMRVNHVGEVCAQALYTAQAAVARDPVLRARLLEASHEETDHLAWTRQRLDELGARPSVLNPLWYAGAFSLGLVAGRLGDPLSLGFVAETERQVEAHLESHLGRLPPADSASRAVVEQMKIDEARHAAQAIGAGAAELPAPAKALMRFASRVMTTVAHRI